The Malaclemys terrapin pileata isolate rMalTer1 chromosome 19, rMalTer1.hap1, whole genome shotgun sequence genome has a window encoding:
- the RNF186 gene encoding E3 ubiquitin-protein ligase RNF186 encodes MEGSTGKLPIENESSSPGPSAADMDRLGSTKEETADINRLESTKEEAVDKDCPGSSSPSATELSNPDASKPPASEMNCPNSSKPPVTVMDSPDSCKVLVSEMDHRRSSKASMADMDCLICFNRYHIYRRPKLLACQHAFCEVCLKLILQNEDNTWMITCPLCRKPTVVFGGLIRTLLDKEDIVGRLESPCPNAEIHLSPEGLHGTGGTQSSHATVCENQDIPSINQTAVQRLVLLLLFVVILIILVLPFVYTGLIKWVLCLVLILGLIMSLVLCCNPNFNCSSLGISLPFFHKKESHVISIA; translated from the coding sequence ATGGAGGGATCAACTGGCAAGCTACCCATCGAAAATGAATCAAGTTCTCCTGGACCATCAGCTGCAGACATGGACAGACTGGGGTCCACTAAAGAAGAAACTGCAGACATTAACAGACTGGAGTCCACTAAAGAAGAAGCTGTAGACAAGGATTGTCCAGGCTCCTCTTCACCATCAGCCACAGAACTGAGCAATCCAGATGCCTCTAAACCACCAGCTTCAGAAATGAACTGTCCAAACTCAAGTAAGCCTCCAGTGACAGTAATGGACTCTCCAGACTCCTGTAAAGTATTAGTTTCAGAAATGGACCACCGACGTTCATCCAAAGCATCAATGGCAGATATGGACTGCCTCATCTGCTTCAACAGGTATCACATTTACAGGAGACCTAAGCTCCTGGCTTGCCAACATGCCTTCTGTGAAGTCTGCCTCAAGCTCATCCTTCAGAACGAGGACAATACCTGGATGATCACCTGCCCTCTGTGCAGAAAACCCACTGTTGTGTTTGGAGGGCTTATCCGCACCCTTCTTGATAAAGAAGATATCGTAGGCCGTTTGGAAAGCCCTTGTCCAAATGCTGAGATACACCTCTCTCCTGAAGGGCTACATGGCACTGGTGGAACTCAATCCAGCCATGCCACTGTCTGTGAAAACCAGGACATTCCCAGTATCAATCAAACAGCTGTCCAAAGACTTGTGTTGCTCTTGCTGTTCGTGGTGATCCTGATCATCCTCGTACTCCCATTTGTGTACACTGGACTGATTAAATGGGTCCTCTGCCTTGTGCTTATATTGGGGTTGATCATGTCTTTGGTGCTTTGCTGCAACCCTAACTTCAATTGCAGCTCTTTGGGGATTTCACTTCCCTTCTTCCACAAGAAAGAGAGCCACGTTATATCCATTGCCTGA
- the OTUD3 gene encoding OTU domain-containing protein 3: protein MSRRQAAKARPGGGGKKAELERKRDERAARRALAKERRNRVPPEDGGDAAQEFVSFGNQLQALGLKLREVPGDGNCLFRALGDQLEGHSRNHLKYRQETVDYMIKQREDFEPFVEDDVPFERHVANLAKPGTFAGNDAIVAFARNNQMNVVIHQLNAPLWQIRGTDKSNARELHIAYRYGEHYDSVRRINDNSEAPAHLQTEMLCRNESNKREKIKPQKEESEEELHDEVEDAVQKVCNATGCSDVDLIIQILEVKNYDIDSAIFAVLQVNEVKRIYSEEEYETQAKSKKSQSSALWEENGSGTRIFGNQGLHQDGTENNKTQASPDEENQTNKKHFPKVSNKQRKEQQRLEKKKRQEERHRQKVLVSRSNNADNNRSETDSDTQVTLVKTLAALNI, encoded by the exons ATGTCCCGCAGGCAGGCGGCCAAGGCGcggcctgggggcgggggcaagaAGGCGGAGTTGGAGCGGAAGCGGGACGAGCGGGCGGCCCGCCGGGCGCTGGCCAAGGAGCGCAGGAACCGGGTGCCCCCGGAGGACGGCGGCGACGCGGCCCAGGAGTTCGTGAGCTTCGGCAACCAGCTGCAGGCGCTGGGCCTCAAGCTGCGCGAGGTGCCGGGCGACGG CAACTGTTTGTTCCGGGCCCTTGGTGACCAGCTTGAGGGGCACTCCAGAAACCACCTCAAATACCGCCAGGAAACAGTGGATTACATGATAAAGCAGAGGGAGGATTTTGAACCATTTGTTGAGGATGATGTTCCCTTTGAGAGACATG ttgccaATTTGGCGAAGCCTGGTACATTTGCTGGCAATGATGCTATTGTGGCATTTGCAAGGAACAATCAAATGAATGTGGTTATTCATCAGCTCAATGCCCCTTTGTGGCAG ATTCGAGGCACGGATAAAAGCAACGCAAGGGAACTTCACATTGCCTATCGGTATGGAGAGCACTACGATAGCGTGCGGAGAATAAATGACAACTCTGAAGCTCCCGCACATCTTCAAACAGAG ATGCTGTGTAGAAATGAATCTAATAAGAGGGAGAAAATCAAGCCACAGAAGGAGGAATCTGAAGAGGAGTTACATGATGAAGTGGAAGATGCTGTACAAAAAGTCTGTAATGCAACCGGGTGTTCG GATGTTGATTTAATCATTCAGATTCTGGAAGTGAAGAACTACGATATTGATTCTGCGATATTTGCTGTTCTCCAAGTGAACGAAGTGAAAAGAATCT ATTCTGAAGAGGAATATGAAACCCAGGCCAAAAGTAagaagtcacagagctcagctttGTGGGAGGAGAATGGAAGTGGCACCAGAATCTTTGGAAATCAGGGATTGCATCAGGATGGAACAGAAAACAACAAGACACAGGCTAGTCCGGATGAAGAGaatcaaaccaacaaaaaacatttcccaaaG GTATCCAATAAACAAAGGAAGGAGCAGCAGCGGCTAGAGAAGAAGAAGCGGCAAGAAGAAAGGCACCGGCAGAAAGTCCTGGTCAGCAGGAGTAACAATGCAGATAACAACAGGAGCGAGACAGACTCGGATACACAAGTCACCCTGGTGAAGACCCTTGCAGCTCTGAACATATGA